The following coding sequences are from one Aliarcobacter skirrowii CCUG 10374 window:
- a CDS encoding phosphomannomutase/phosphoglucomutase: MSKSIFREYDIRGIFEKELNEDIVKKIGFYLAKALIKRVPTAVYIAVGYDARLHSPILKNWLSSGINKAGLKVLDMGLVPTPANYFANFNKIDGYSCDGSIMITGSHNPPEYNGFKITLNKEPFFGDDIYALGEDILKDKSIIPNNEVTIKIDCKNRYIDYIVNHFSHLKLNNKKFVFDCGNGVAGVVLREILDRLNIKYKILFEEPDGNFPNHHPDPSDEHTLEDIKKELETGKFNFGFAYDGDADRIALLSSKYNFKGDILAIFFSKHINNPTVIGEVKCSQVMYDTINSYGKAIMYKTGHSNLKVKIKETNASFAAEVSGHLFFNDRYFGYDDAIYATFRALELIDAGFDFDLEFEALPKVYSTPEVNITVTEDTKFKIIEDLKKALQNPPSDFPKIKDIITVDGVRVIFEKGWGLVRASNTTPKLVTRFEANIKENAKVYEDALIKLFNQIKGN; this comes from the coding sequence ATGAGTAAGTCTATATTTAGAGAGTATGATATTAGAGGAATATTTGAAAAAGAGTTAAATGAAGATATTGTAAAAAAAATTGGATTTTATTTAGCAAAAGCTTTAATAAAAAGAGTTCCAACTGCAGTTTATATTGCTGTTGGTTATGATGCAAGACTTCACTCACCAATTTTAAAAAATTGGCTAAGCTCAGGTATTAATAAAGCTGGATTAAAAGTTTTAGATATGGGATTAGTTCCAACTCCTGCAAACTACTTTGCTAATTTTAATAAAATTGATGGGTATAGTTGTGATGGATCTATTATGATTACGGGTTCACATAATCCTCCTGAATACAATGGTTTTAAAATTACTTTAAATAAAGAGCCATTTTTTGGTGATGATATTTATGCTTTAGGAGAAGATATTTTAAAAGATAAGTCAATTATTCCTAATAATGAAGTTACTATTAAAATAGATTGTAAAAATAGATATATTGATTATATAGTAAATCACTTCTCTCATTTGAAACTTAATAATAAAAAGTTTGTTTTTGATTGTGGAAATGGTGTTGCTGGTGTTGTATTAAGAGAGATTTTAGATAGATTAAATATCAAGTATAAAATCTTATTTGAAGAACCCGATGGAAATTTTCCAAATCATCATCCAGATCCAAGTGATGAGCACACACTTGAAGATATTAAAAAAGAGCTAGAAACTGGTAAATTTAATTTTGGATTTGCTTATGATGGAGATGCAGATAGAATTGCTCTATTATCATCTAAATATAACTTTAAAGGAGATATATTAGCAATATTTTTCTCTAAACATATTAATAATCCAACGGTTATTGGTGAAGTAAAATGTTCACAAGTTATGTATGATACTATCAACTCTTATGGTAAAGCTATTATGTATAAAACAGGTCACTCAAACCTAAAAGTTAAAATAAAAGAGACAAATGCATCTTTTGCGGCTGAAGTATCAGGGCATCTATTCTTCAATGATAGATATTTTGGATACGATGATGCAATTTATGCAACTTTTAGAGCTTTAGAGTTGATAGATGCTGGTTTTGATTTTGATTTAGAGTTTGAAGCATTACCAAAAGTTTACTCAACTCCTGAAGTAAATATAACGGTAACTGAAGATACAAAGTTTAAAATCATTGAAGATTTAAAAAAAGCTTTACAAAATCCACCTTCAGATTTTCCAAAAATAAAAGATATTATAACTGTTGATGGTGTAAGAGTTATTTTTGAAAAAGGTTGGGGATTAGTTAGAGCTAGTAACACAACTCCAAAATTAGTAACAAGATTTGAAGCCAATATAAAAGAGAATGCAAAAGTATATGAAGATGCATTAATAAAACTATTTAATCAAATAAAAGGAAACTAA